A section of the Agrococcus sp. SGAir0287 genome encodes:
- a CDS encoding M23 family metallopeptidase: MTHQDESAPADADRIMPSTRRSRREGEREAQHRALYAEAPQASSVRVVDGGSLIYRTRREMRESASRLARDLPVIVTPTTDSSSDAAAAVARASVEETGGRRARRAADAASQASHASAPLAPSEAERAQPEAAVAEAPTSRRARRIADASVPPSVRDEAPTIPSPESTTVAPSTRRARRAAASAPAEPVVASQLPATLDEEHSGVGLDEAPATTRVEVERATIEQRPIASDELPPTSTSESQPERAMTRAERRAARAASSDEVSAAVAAVLGGEQDDAASTPVRSPLRREARPPRPAVVARRPVVHAPVVRPSRRARTSAARTAIQRLGAAGVILTIGGLVAVTSLPAQAFSPPDTTTTTGAYGDVDVEQELDVTSGSGAHGDDEVTAVLTRDDFGVDDALASARMSPEEMASLQAVADAEEIGPYYGGEPAMPGVWAQLETTYTQSPFPSLAEVPVSSGFGYRWGSFHGGVDLVPGAGTPVYPIANGVVVATWQGNNPGGGGYEVIVEHNVDGQYFQSWYPHMQAGSIQVEPGQVVDITTQLGNVGSTGHSTGPHLHLEIKNGDYISVDPLVWLATREQILEP; the protein is encoded by the coding sequence GTGACGCATCAGGACGAGTCGGCCCCGGCCGACGCGGACCGCATCATGCCGTCGACCCGTCGCAGCCGGCGCGAGGGCGAGCGCGAGGCGCAGCACAGGGCGCTCTACGCCGAGGCGCCGCAGGCATCGAGCGTGCGCGTCGTCGATGGCGGCTCGCTGATCTACCGCACGCGCCGCGAGATGCGCGAGTCCGCGTCGCGCCTCGCTCGTGACCTCCCCGTGATCGTGACGCCCACGACGGACTCGTCGAGCGACGCTGCGGCAGCGGTCGCGCGGGCCTCCGTCGAGGAGACCGGCGGTCGGCGCGCGCGCCGCGCGGCCGACGCGGCCTCGCAGGCGTCGCATGCGTCCGCCCCGCTCGCGCCGTCGGAGGCCGAGCGCGCGCAGCCCGAGGCAGCCGTCGCCGAAGCTCCGACCTCGCGCCGAGCGCGACGCATCGCCGACGCGAGCGTTCCGCCCTCCGTCCGCGACGAGGCGCCGACGATCCCGTCGCCCGAGTCGACGACGGTCGCGCCGTCGACGCGCCGCGCTCGCCGCGCGGCAGCGTCGGCACCCGCCGAGCCGGTCGTCGCCTCGCAGCTGCCCGCGACTCTCGACGAGGAGCATTCCGGAGTCGGCCTCGACGAAGCGCCCGCGACCACGCGCGTCGAGGTCGAGCGCGCGACGATCGAGCAGCGCCCGATCGCGAGCGACGAGCTGCCCCCGACCTCGACGAGCGAGAGCCAGCCGGAGCGCGCCATGACCCGCGCCGAGCGGCGCGCGGCGCGAGCCGCGAGCAGCGACGAGGTCTCGGCCGCCGTCGCCGCCGTGCTCGGCGGCGAGCAGGACGACGCGGCATCCACGCCTGTGCGGAGCCCGCTGCGGCGCGAGGCGAGGCCGCCCCGCCCCGCCGTCGTCGCGCGCCGTCCCGTCGTGCACGCCCCCGTCGTGCGTCCGAGCCGTCGCGCGCGGACGAGCGCGGCCCGCACGGCGATCCAGCGCCTCGGCGCCGCAGGCGTCATCCTCACCATCGGCGGCCTCGTCGCCGTCACATCGCTGCCCGCGCAGGCGTTCTCGCCGCCGGACACGACGACCACGACCGGTGCCTACGGCGACGTCGACGTCGAGCAGGAGCTCGACGTGACATCGGGCAGCGGCGCGCACGGCGACGACGAGGTCACCGCCGTGCTCACGCGCGACGACTTCGGCGTCGACGACGCGCTCGCGTCGGCGCGCATGTCGCCGGAGGAGATGGCGTCGCTGCAGGCCGTCGCCGACGCCGAGGAAATCGGGCCGTACTACGGCGGCGAGCCCGCGATGCCCGGCGTGTGGGCGCAGCTCGAGACCACGTACACGCAGTCGCCCTTCCCCTCGCTCGCCGAGGTGCCGGTGTCGAGCGGCTTCGGCTACCGGTGGGGCTCCTTCCACGGGGGCGTCGACCTCGTCCCCGGCGCGGGCACGCCCGTCTACCCCATCGCGAACGGCGTCGTCGTCGCGACGTGGCAGGGCAACAACCCCGGTGGCGGCGGCTACGAGGTCATCGTCGAGCACAACGTCGACGGGCAGTACTTCCAGTCCTGGTACCCCCACATGCAGGCGGGGTCCATCCAGGTCGAGCCCGGCCAAGTCGTCGACATCACGACGCAGCTCGGCAACGTCGGCTCGACGGGGCACTCCACGGGCCCGCACCTGCACCTCGAGATCAAGAACGGCGACTACATCTCGGTCGACCCCCTCGTCTGGCTCGCGACGCGCGAGCAGATCCTCGAGCCGTAA
- a CDS encoding YajQ family cyclic di-GMP-binding protein — translation MADSSFDVVSKVDPMEAENAVNQARKEVEQRYDFKGVGADVAWAGERILLKASTKERVEAVLDVVQSKFVKRGIELKQLDVGDAYPSGKEHRIEIGLKNGIGTEDAKKVQKIIREQAPKAVKSQIQGDELRVSSKSRDDLQATIRLLKAAEVDIALQFVNFR, via the coding sequence ATGGCAGATTCCTCGTTCGACGTCGTCAGCAAGGTCGACCCCATGGAGGCCGAGAACGCGGTCAACCAGGCCCGCAAGGAGGTCGAGCAGCGCTACGACTTCAAGGGCGTCGGGGCCGACGTCGCATGGGCCGGCGAGCGCATCCTGCTCAAGGCATCGACGAAGGAGCGCGTCGAGGCGGTGCTCGACGTCGTGCAGTCGAAGTTCGTGAAGCGCGGCATCGAGCTGAAGCAGCTCGACGTGGGCGACGCCTACCCCTCCGGCAAGGAGCACCGCATCGAGATCGGGCTGAAGAACGGCATCGGCACCGAGGATGCGAAGAAGGTGCAGAAGATCATCCGCGAGCAGGCACCGAAGGCGGTGAAGTCGCAGATCCAGGGCGACGAGCTGCGCGTGTCGTCGAAGTCGCGCGACGACCTGCAGGCGACGATCCGCCTGCTCAAGGCGGCCGAGGTCGACATCGCGCTGCAGTTCGTGAACTTCCGCTGA